The following proteins are encoded in a genomic region of Populus nigra chromosome 16, ddPopNigr1.1, whole genome shotgun sequence:
- the LOC133676143 gene encoding uncharacterized protein LOC133676143: protein MKFRYAMVCSSNQNRSMEAHSLLKRHGFDVSSYGTGAHVKLPGPSLREPNVYDFGTPYKQMFDDLRRKDPELYKRNGILPMLKRNSGVKLAPQRWQDNAADGSFSVVFTFEEKVFDMVLEDLHNRDHVLLKSVLVINLEVKDNHEEAAVGGQLTLELCQKIEAVESWEDSIDEIITAFEAKHRRKLVYSISFY from the exons ATGAAGTTCCGGTACGCCATGGTATGTTCGTCCAATCAGAACAGAAGCATGGAGGCTCATTCTCTGCTTAAGAGGCACGGATTTGATGTCTCCTCTTATGGAACTGGAGCTCACGTTAAGCTGCCTGGACCTTCCCTCAGAGAACCAAACGTTTACGACTTTGGCACCCCTTATAAGCAAATGTTCGATGATCTCAGGCGCAAAGACCCTGAACT TTACAAGCGAAATGGGATATTGCCCATGCTTAAAAGAAATTCAGGTGTGAAACTGGCACCTCAACGCTGGCAAGACAATGCTGCCGATGGTTCGTTTAGTGTGGTGTTCACTTTTGAAGAAAAGGTCTTTGATATGGTTCTTGAAG ATCTCCATAACCGTGATCATGTTCTTTTGAAAAGTGTGCTGGTGATTAACTTAGAAGTAAAAGATAATCACGAGGAGGCAGCTGTAGGAGGTCAGCTCACTTTGGAACTCTGCCAAAAG ATTGAGGCAGTTGAATCATGGGAGGACTCCATTGATGAGATTATCACTGCATTTGAGGCAAAACACCGGAGAAAGCTGGTGTATAGCATTTCCTTCTACTGA